Proteins found in one Candidatus Zixiibacteriota bacterium genomic segment:
- a CDS encoding STAS domain-containing protein, which yields MNNITISLSESGHSREISEVRVDGVIDTMTASELEEIIDSLLKRSRYKIVIDLAGVDYISSAGWGIFISHIKDVRAHGGDIKLANMIPDVFEIFELLEFDNVLRVCDSVDEAIDQFDAATDPADRKKKELKKPD from the coding sequence ATGAATAACATCACTATTTCATTATCCGAGAGCGGACACAGCCGGGAAATTTCAGAAGTTCGCGTTGATGGCGTTATCGACACCATGACCGCCTCCGAACTTGAAGAAATTATCGATTCGCTCCTGAAACGAAGCCGCTACAAGATAGTTATTGATCTGGCGGGAGTCGATTATATCTCATCAGCAGGCTGGGGGATTTTTATTTCTCATATCAAAGATGTCAGAGCCCATGGCGGAGATATAAAGCTTGCGAACATGATCCCTGATGTTTTTGAGATTTTTGAACTGCTTGAATTTGACAATGTCCTCCGTGTGTGCGATTCAGTCGATGAGGCCATTGACCAGTTCGATGCCGCAACTGACCCTGCTGACCGAAAAAAAAAAGAACTGAAGAAGCCCGACTAA
- a CDS encoding SpoIIE family protein phosphatase, with protein sequence MSRPVKEINAEFLAEDRYLDSLRQIAREACVAAEMPRKTTTAVLLAIEEGATNVIRHAYLYEKGTIRLRIVIYKKLVAFSLIDNGRSFQPSGNAKLNLEKLVESGRRGGLGFYMIQKIMDSVEYLSSAGYNELRMIKRLSPASEQSPPLLRRMNTLRAKFSIYTFLIVSLIIFGAYYYVNNLTTRGLYDRLDSTVSALGATIGDQAAGYVLNQRSDVEFDELIVSYIRSNPELKQIVLTDANGFVTAHSEDTRNIRQLYVPPARITPSAIGRPQRLGEGEEADNYLMLPIRSGGQQLGWVHIVYSSSGMKERLADARTKIIALIGLLLAIGVVGIYLLSIYFVKPIVKISQRVRRFSLGDMTTELPLEGANEFFEISSALNDMMTRISRDRKSMIEQEKMAKEIELTSQIQKTLMPTTLPAIAGFEIDAYYRAAAVVGGDLYDIFEISPGRFCVTVADVSGKGLPASLVMSMLRTVIRIYADKSESPRTTLIAVNDYIIRNLPANMFITVMLGIYDSMDSTFTFVSAGHNPLIVYSGATGEIRQLNPPGMPLGIPVALHQDFADRLTEEKIQLHSGDIFFAYTDGITEATNRETEQFGVKRILSLMRETFGENGRPEELPENNHENNIAKTPSTLSAFSQSLIEQIDTFSGFAKQGDDITFVIGRVLADTVLVSSNSQMTLDELETREISQLDSDTSS encoded by the coding sequence ATGAGTCGTCCCGTCAAAGAAATCAATGCTGAGTTTCTTGCCGAAGATCGCTACCTCGACAGCCTCAGACAGATAGCGCGTGAAGCCTGTGTTGCGGCCGAAATGCCGCGCAAGACAACCACCGCGGTTCTTCTGGCAATCGAGGAGGGCGCGACAAATGTCATCCGCCATGCCTATCTCTATGAAAAGGGGACTATCCGCCTTCGGATAGTCATCTATAAAAAGCTTGTGGCCTTTTCGCTCATCGACAATGGCCGCTCATTTCAACCCTCTGGAAATGCCAAACTCAATCTGGAGAAATTAGTCGAGTCGGGACGGCGCGGCGGGCTGGGTTTTTACATGATCCAAAAGATTATGGATTCAGTTGAGTATCTCTCGTCTGCCGGCTACAACGAACTCCGCATGATAAAGCGCTTGAGTCCGGCGAGCGAGCAAAGTCCGCCTCTGCTTCGGCGGATGAATACCCTTCGAGCTAAATTTTCAATTTACACCTTTCTGATTGTCAGCCTGATTATATTCGGAGCCTACTACTATGTAAATAACCTGACCACACGGGGACTCTATGACCGGCTCGATAGCACCGTCTCCGCCCTCGGAGCGACAATAGGCGACCAGGCCGCCGGATATGTCCTGAACCAACGCAGTGATGTGGAATTCGACGAACTCATTGTTTCCTATATTCGATCCAACCCTGAACTAAAACAGATTGTACTCACCGACGCCAATGGCTTTGTCACCGCGCACTCAGAAGATACACGAAATATCCGCCAGCTCTATGTGCCTCCCGCTCGAATTACTCCCTCCGCTATAGGCCGTCCCCAGCGGCTGGGGGAAGGAGAGGAGGCCGATAATTATCTGATGCTGCCGATTCGTTCTGGCGGACAGCAGTTAGGATGGGTTCATATCGTCTATTCGTCCTCCGGGATGAAAGAACGACTTGCCGATGCCAGGACGAAAATTATCGCGCTAATCGGCTTGCTTTTAGCAATCGGAGTCGTAGGTATTTACCTGTTATCGATCTACTTTGTAAAACCGATAGTAAAGATAAGCCAGCGCGTACGACGCTTCTCTTTGGGGGATATGACGACTGAACTCCCTCTTGAAGGGGCTAATGAATTTTTCGAGATATCAAGCGCTTTAAATGACATGATGACCCGTATAAGCCGGGATAGAAAAAGTATGATAGAACAAGAGAAAATGGCCAAAGAAATTGAGTTGACCTCTCAAATCCAGAAAACGCTCATGCCTACCACACTTCCTGCCATCGCAGGTTTTGAAATCGATGCCTATTACCGCGCCGCTGCGGTCGTCGGAGGCGATCTCTATGATATTTTTGAAATAAGCCCGGGTCGATTCTGTGTGACTGTTGCCGATGTGTCAGGCAAGGGTCTGCCGGCGTCATTGGTCATGTCCATGTTGCGCACAGTTATCCGTATCTACGCCGATAAAAGTGAATCTCCGCGAACAACCCTTATCGCGGTCAACGATTATATTATCAGAAACCTGCCAGCCAATATGTTCATCACAGTTATGCTCGGAATCTACGATTCAATGGACAGCACGTTTACCTTCGTTTCGGCAGGGCATAATCCGCTCATTGTCTACAGCGGCGCAACAGGCGAAATTCGCCAGCTTAATCCCCCGGGTATGCCGCTTGGCATCCCAGTTGCCCTGCATCAGGATTTTGCAGATCGGCTGACCGAGGAGAAAATTCAACTGCATTCAGGGGATATCTTTTTTGCCTACACAGATGGAATCACCGAGGCTACAAATCGGGAGACCGAGCAGTTCGGAGTCAAGAGAATATTGAGCTTGATGCGTGAAACCTTCGGAGAGAATGGGAGGCCAGAAGAACTCCCTGAAAACAATCATGAAAACAACATTGCCAAGACTCCGTCCACTCTTTCGGCCTTTAGCCAAAGCCTCATTGAGCAGATAGATACTTTTTCCGGTTTTGCAAAACAGGGGGACGACATCACTTTTGTGATAGGGCGTGTGCTGGCAGATACAGTTTTGGTTTCCTCCAATTCACAGATGACCCTTGACGAACTCGAAACGCGGGAGATCAGCCAACTGGATTCTGATACGTCGTCATAG